The genomic region ACCGCCAAGTGAAAATCATCGACTTGTGGCTCGGTATAACTAAAAAATGCTTCGAGCAAGCGCACCAACTGGCGGTCATCGTGCATATCGATGCTCAACACCCGCTGATTATTTTGGTATAACACCGCTTGGCGGCTATTTTCAAATAAACTATTTTTGGTGGGATAGCCTGCGCGGAGCTTATTGCTAATTTCGCGTTCCAAATCATCGGCGGGATCTTTAGCTTCCCAAATGCCACGGCGCAACTTGAGGCTATCGCGCAGTTCGCCATCGAAGCGCAGCGCTTTGCGCGAACCGAGGGCCAGAGTTTGCTCAGCAACTAGGGTCATACCCCAAGCGCGGCCAGCCTCGCTCAACAAATTTTGAAAGGCATTGCGAATCGCACCTTCGTTGAGACCACCAGCCTTCATCACCCGCGCCAATTCAGCACGATAGGTATTCAGCACCTTGGGGGCAATCGTTGGCATAACAACTCCCTATTCACTACGCACACTTGTACGATTATAGCATAGGGCGATGTCGGATGTTTGTGCTTTTTAATAACTTTCGCGCTGATGCAAGCCATGCTCAACTGCCAACAAAGCTGCTTGGGTTCGATCAGCGACATCGAGCTTGGATAAAATGGTGCTAACGTGGTTACGAACCGTGCCCTCGGAAAGCCGCAATTGATCGGCAATGCTGGCATTGGTGTGGCCTGTGGCAATCAAATTGAGCACTGCTAGCTCGCGCTCAGTCAAACGGCCAGTTAATTGGCTGGCTGGTGGTTGATTGCGCGAGTTGGCAACTTGGCTCAGCAGGCGGGCAGTCACATTGGGGTCAACATAGGCTTTGCCCGAAACTGTGCCACGAATCGCGCTGACCAAATCGATATGGGCCATATCCTTGAGTAAATAGCCTGCCGCACCAGCCCGAATTGCCTCAAACAACCACTCATCATCATCGTAGGTAGTCAACACTAAGATTTTAACCAGTGGCTGGGCTGCGCTAATTTGGCGCGTAGCCTCGATGCCATTCATAATCGGCATTTTCAGATCCATCAAAATCAGGTCTGGTTGCCAATCTGCGCTAAGTTGCACCGCCTCACGTCCATTGCTGGCGACTGCAACCACCTCAAGATCAGGCGCGAGATTCAGCATAATCGACAGGCCATCGCGCACAACCGCCTGATCATCACAAATTAATAGTTTGATCATTGCTCAACCTTTTGTTGTAAAGCGTAATTCGACCAACGTGCCCAGCCCAAACTTGCTACTGATGTTGAGTTGGCCGCCCAACTCAGCCGCTCGCTCATGCATGCCTGCGATGCCAAAATGATCAGCGCCCACAATCAATGTTGGTTCAAAGCCACAACCATCATCGCGCACTGTCAAACTTAATTCAGCCCCAACGCTGCTTAATTGGATACTCAAGTGTTGGGCATTGGCATGGCGAATCGCGTTGCGAATTGCCTCTTGGGCCACACGATAGATGCAAGTTTCAAGTTCAAGCGCGAGTGGCGGTAGCTTTGGCGTAATAGTCAGCTCAAGTTCAATCTGAGTTGTACTCGCCAATTGTTCAGCCAACTGCTGGAGCGCCAACACCAAGCCCAAATCATCCAACGGGCGAGCGCGAAGGGCTTTGAGAGCCAAGCGGGTTTCTTGCAAGCCATGGCGGGCGGCTTCGAGCGCCGAATCTTGCAGCTTATGGCTGGTGGCTGGCTCAATTTCACGGTAGAGTTTGGCGGCTTCGAGCTGCACAATCAAGCCGCTTAGGGCATGGGCTAGGGTATCGTGTAACTCGCGGGCGACACGGTTGCGCTCACGGCTGATTGTTAAACGTTCTTGAGTGCCGGCATAATCACGTAATTGCTCATGGGCTTGGATTAACGCCGCATTTTGCAGCCGCAAACGTTGTACCAAAGCTGATAGCGCATAGCCAAACACCAAAAACGTGCTAGTTTGAACAATTGTGATTGCCACCGCTGAGCTAAACCGAGGTTCGCGCAGCAAAATTGGCAATAAAATTAATGCCCCGGTTGCAAAACAAAACCAGACCACCTGCCGCCAAGTATATTGCCAAGCCACAATCACCACTGCCACACATAGCATCGGGCACAAACGCATCACGACTAAGCCTGGCTCGGTAGTAATTGGGCCAGGCCCGCTGGTAATTAATGGGGTCAACAGAATTGGCACAACCGAAATCAACCCAATAATCAAGGGCATAAACACCCGCCCCAAACGCTGTTGCGCTACATCCCAAGTTGCTAAACCAAAAACCACTCCCGCCAAGGTGATATGAATCGCATAGTAGAACCATGGCAAGGGGCTCGTATCAGGGCGCGACATCAACGAAACCCAATCAAGACCCGTTAAAATCAAAAAATAGCTAATCCAAAGCAAGGCCACACTTTGTAGGATGCGTTTGATCGATAGGCCACCACTGAATTGCTCAGCTTCATCGGCATGATTGAGGCTGGGCAGAGCTTGGGTTTCTGCTAGTGGCAGACGTTTGGCAGAATCTTGGAATAACATAGGCGTTCCTTGCAGTGGTGGCGGGTTATCTACTTCTCGTCGGAAATTGATTTCGAGTGATTTGGTATTCAATCCGTTCCCTCACCCCAACCCCTCGCCCACTGCGGCGGGCGAGGGGCATTCCACCAATTATGCCAGGACGCTTCCCCCTCTCCTCGCTTGGCGGGAGAGGGGGCTAGGGGGTGAGGGCATTCCAACCGTCGCAAAAAATCTATCAACCCTCAGGCCATTATAGCATGGCGGTTTGCGCCCTAGCAGTGCCAAATGTCACCATCCGCATGCCCCAAACAATGACAAATGTCATCCCCCTACTTTGGTCAAATAATGACATTTTGCACTCAAAAATTAATCAGCGACCGTGTATACTCCGCAAACGTTATCAGCCTTACACAATCGTGCTGCCCAAATTGGGCTAGTTTTGCCACATTTGCCTTAACTTGGTGGCTGTTAGTTGTGTTGCGTCTCTATCACGGCTTTGGAGGTTCCATGCATATTCGATCATCGCGCTCGTTGATTGTCCGAGCAACTTGGCTAGCGCTATTGGCGCTGCTACTCAGTCCGTTTTTGCTTGGCTGGCTTGATCAGGCTGCAACGCCGCAAACGGCGATCGAACGCGCATGGGAATTGGCCGGAGCCAGTGGCAGCTATCGTTATCAAGCGAATATTGAGCAAACAACCTATCCAGTTGCCGCGATCACCAGCGCTGGCCGCGAACCGCAAATCGATCGTTTGGCGCTCGAAGGCCAAGTTGATGCAACCACCAATTATCTCGAAATGCAGCTTTGGAATAGTGCCGATCGCAATCCAGCTAAAGCCCATTCGCTGCGCCTGCTCGAGGGCAAGGTTGAACAACGCCAAGGGCTGGGTCCATGGCAAGCAGGCGATCTGCAAGATCTCAACGGCATTGCCCCTAGCGGCAATTTGCTAAGCTTTTTGATCGGGGCTGACGATGTGCAATTACTGGCCCAAGAATCCCGCTCGTTTGATACAGCCGCTGGAGCAGCCCTCGATTTAACCTTAACTTACGAGCATTATGGCTTTACACTCGATGGCATACGTTTGGCCGAAAAACTTGGGCCAATGCTGGAAGCTCAAATCCGCGCAAGCCGCAATGTTCCGGCCCATGTGGTGCTCGATGCTGGGCGAGCCTATCGCGATATGCAGGGCCACGGCGAAATTTGGATCGACCAAACTGGCCTGCCCCGTCGGATTGCCTTAACCCTCGAATTTCCGGCGCAATCAGGCCAAGGTCGCTCGACAGCGACGATTGTTGGCGATTATAGCGGGTTTGATCAGAGCCGTTTAGCCTTGGCAACCACGCCATTTAGCGCCAACCCAATCAATTGGCTCAGTTTTCGATTAACTGAGCAATTGCCAGCTTTGCGCTTGCTCGTGTTGCAAATGGTAAGTATTGGGCTGGTGCTAGCGCTGATTGGCTGGTGGATGCGGCGCTTGCACAACCGTAAAATTCATGCCTTCACCGTGGGTTTGGTGATTATTTCACTGCTCACAATGCCTTTGTTCCGTGCTGATCTCACGGCGGCCTTTGCTGCCGAACAACAAACCGAGCAGGCTAAATACGATCAACAACGTGCGCAGCATGAAGCGTTGAGCGAGGCCGTTGCTGCCCAGCAAACCAGCAATTGGAACCCCCACCAAAATCCGCGTAGCACGCAACCAAAAGCGGCGCTGCCCGATGCCGATTTAACGGCGTTGTTGCAAGCCCGCCCAGAATTGGCGTTGCCAAGCATGCTGGCCTCAAGCGATCCGACCGATAGCGATGGCGATGGCTTAACCGACTACGATGAAGCGATTTGGGGGGCTTGCCCAAGTGCCAGTTCCAGCAGCGCTGATTGTATTGGAGTCGCCGACTCGACCGATAGTGATGGTGATGGGCTGAGCGATGGGATTGAAGTTAATCAACTTGGCACCTTGCCCGACGAAGCCGATAGCGACGGCGATTTGCTTGATGATCAATTGGAAGTCGCCGGGTTTAGTTTTGGTGGCACGCAATGGTATCTCGATCCCTATGCCAGCGATAGCAATAGCGATGGCTTGACCGATGGCATGGAGTGTCAAGTCTGGGTCGAAATTTCCAGCGATTATGATCCAACGGCAGCCTGCCCCGATGCTGATGCTGATGGCACACCCGATGTGTTTGACCTTGATAATGATAATGATGGGGTCAACGATGCGGTTGATAATTCGCCCAATGGCGTGATTGCCCAAACCTTCAACGGCGATACACCACTTGAACTAAGCATTAATCAACTTGAAACTGACAAGCCGGTCTATGTTGATTTTCAAATTACCCCAACCAATGCCGACCATCTTGATTATTTTGGCACAGTGCTCGATTGGCCAACTGGCGATAGTGCAGGCCAAATTCAGCGCCACTTGGAAACCAACTTTGCCAACACCGAAAATCTGACCTTGCGCAGCAGCGATACCAACGCTGCCAATGGCGATGTTCGGCTTGTGCCAATGCTGCAAATTCGCATGCCCTACACCAGTGGCCACTACGCCAATTTGCCAATCAATGCCAGCTACAGCGGGATTGATCGTAGTTTGGAGATGGCGGTTGATAACTGGCTCGATAGTAGCGCCATTGATCGTTATGATCTGAGTGTTTACGATTCAAACAGCGGCGATGGCGACCTTTTGGCCTATCTGCCAGTCAGTTATGTTTCCGATGAAAGCGATGGTGGGGTGGTTGGCTTTGCGGCGCGGATGTTCTATCAACCAAGCCAAGGCAGCAACGGCCTAGCAACCTGGGGCGCAGCCCATGAAATTCGGCTGGTTTGGTTGGTCGAAATGTTGACCGATAGCTGCACGGATGACACCGACCTCAGCACCTGCGAAGATAGTTATGCGATCATCCAGACCTATTACGATGAGTGGAAATTGGCTGGCCTGACCGTAACCGAGGAGCATGGCACCGATACCGCAATTGTCTACGAAAACCCGACTGAGGATACCAATCTCGCACTCGATAGCGATTTGTGGGTTGCCAGTTGGAACATGAGCAACAGCTTTTTGCGCGGTCGCGATTGCTCAAGCATCAATGGGAGTGGCACATGCACCAGCAACGGCAGCCGCGATGTGACGATCAGCAATTTGGCCAGCAGCATTGATGGCTGGGCAGGCGGCGCGGCCAATCATGGCTTGGCTGTTCAAACGTTTAGCTATAGCCACAACGACGATTATGTTGAAGATTTGACGATCACGCGCACCGCTGAATTGCTTGATAGCGTGTTCACGCCCTATGCCAACCAAACCAATCCAACCTTGCTGTTTGCCAGCGAACATCGCAGCCGTTCGGTCAATGTTGATGACAGCACAATCAGCAGCGCGGCAGTTAGCCTAGATTTTGATGCCGATGCTGTGCCGTTGGTGACCGCAGCCAGCATGAGTTGGGCACCCTATCAATATACTGATGGCGTTTGGGGCAATTACGATCCTGAGCAATATTTGTTGCTGCTGAACACCCTGATGACCAGCGACGAATTTTTTCAAGGCGATGGCTCAAGTACAAGCCTCGATGAAATTAGCGGCAAGCAAATTTGGGGCCAAAGCTATTATGCCGCCTTATTACAAGGCCTCTCGGAGAGCATCGAAAGCGATGGGGATCTGCTTTGGACGGAAAGCATTGAAGTTCCCGAAAGCGTGTATACTCCAGGTTGGCCTTCAGCAACGCCCAAAGGCTTTACCTTTATTGGTTCGGCCTACCTCAATACGATCATCGAATCGGTGAGCAAATTTGCCAAATACAAAGCCATGGGCTACAGCGGCTATAGCTTCTGGAGCGTGATCAACCATGCCTACAAAAAGGGCTTTACTCAATATACCTTTTCCTTTGAGCGCTTGCTGCAAAACAAAAAGAGCCTGGCGTTGCATGGCCTGATTGGGGTAACCACAATTGGCTTGGCAGTTGGCGCAACCTTGTTTGCGGTTGGCTACCTGACTGGCGATGATACAACCTTCCAAGCGGGCTTGTATATTCTGAACGCGGCAACGATTGTTGGGGTTGGTTTGTATATCGCCAATATGATGCATAAATTTTATACGCTCTACCAGAGCGGCATGGGCGTGACCGCGATTCTTAAATCGACAACCATGGCTAATTTTAAGGCGGTGGGTAAATTAGGCTTGGTGCTCGGTACAGTTGTGCCATGGATCATCTTCCTCTCAACATCGGGCAGCGTGCTTTGGAAAATGATTACGACTGGTGAGGGCGGCAGCATCGCGCTCACGGTCTATGTGGCCTATACCCTCGCCAGCACGATTATCACGGTCTTGATGTTTGCCTTGGAATATGTGCCCGGCATCGGTCAAGTCTTTTCGTTCCTCTTTTTGATGGTCTATTTTGTCGATGGGATTTTAGCGATTTTTGGCGTGCGCACGGTGCAAGATCGTATGACTGAAGCGCTTGCCAAGTTGCTCTACGATGTTGATATTGTGATTAAGAATATGGATTCCTCGGATCGCTTACAGATCGATATTGTGGATCGCAGTTTGGCTGAGCCTGAAGCGGGCTTTGTGGTCTCCAACAGCATCACCTACACCATGCGCGTGACCAATACGTTGCGGTATGGAACGCAATATTCAGCATCCGATGCCAACAAAGCTTCGTTCCTGTATACCCTCGACGATGAGCCAGTTGATTATCACGATCAAATTAGCAAAGGCGATATGCGCGGCGATTGGGATGCGATTGGTGGGCGCAAAATTCGCTTGAGCAAAACGATTGTTTCGGTCGATGCTTTGGATTTAGATCGGGTTGGCACGGGGATTAATCGCTCGTTCGATGGCTTGCTCTATTTGAATGAAGCCTATCAACTGCCCTACACTGGTTGCTGGCTTGATGCCTTCAGTTGTAGCACCGAAACCTTTGGCGGCTCCAGCGAATTGAATATTGGCGCAAGCGAAACGCTGGATATACTCCCATCCACGCTGAGCGAATTCTATGCAATGGAGTGGAATGATCGCGGCCAGTTGAGCTTCCCCAGCCAGCGCGATCACGATGGCGATGGCTTGTTCAGCGTTGCTGCGGGCGGAGTTGACCCCGATGATTTGACCCGCGATGCTGATGCTGATTTGTTACTCGATACCTACGAATTGGCGCAGGGCACTGATCCTGAAGCAATCGATACTGATGGCGATGGGCTTGATGATGCCCGCGAATTGACCCTTGGCACCAACCCATTGCTCAACGATAGCGATGGCGATGGGCTTGATGATGGCACTGAAAGCGCAACTGGTTGGCTGATCAGCTACAGCGATGATTCGGGCAATCGCAGTTATACCCGGGTTTGGTCAAACCCCAATGTTGGCGATATTGATGACGACGGCTTGAACGATTTGCAAGAATTCGTGTATGGCTTCAACCCGTGGGTTGCCACCGATGCCTCGTTGATTGATACCTTGGTGCAATTTGCCGACATGGACGTGAGCGAGAGCGATGCCGCCGCAGTCTTGCTACGGCTTGAGGAAAGCGCCGATGCAAGCGTATTTGCCAATAGCGCTAGCACCAGCAATTTTAGTTGTGGTAGCACGTCAACCTGCCCAATCGCGGCCCAACCTGGGCGGTATGGCAATGCGGCCACCTTCGATGGTGTAAACGATTATCTCCAAACGAGTGTGAGCCTCGCGCCAACAGCCTATACCCAAGCAGCCTGGGTTTATCCAACCAGCTCTGATAGCAACTTCCATGGAATTGTAGGTTATCATGGCGGGATTCTGGCACAACGAGCACCCAGCATCTACATGTTTCAAGCGGGACGAGTGCAAGTTGGCTTCGGCGATGGGACGAATTGGAATAGTTTGTCAACCAGCGGAGTGGTGCTAAGCAGCAATACCTGGAGCCACATCGCTACGACCTTCGATGGCACGACCATGCGGTTGTACATCAACGGGGTTGAGCAAGCCAATTCGGTAGCTGCCGCTGGCAAAGTTCCCTATCCCATCAGTACCTTGCGAGTTGGTCGAATCGATAACTATTTTCAAGGTTCAATCGACGAAGTAAACTTGTTTGATCGGGCGCTCTCGGCTAGTGAGGTGGTGGCGCTCAAAGATGGCCGCTACAATCCGAATGATTTGGTTGTGCAGCCAGGCGCGGCCTTGAGCTATTCAACCAGCGTCAGCAATACCCTGGCAGCTCAAGGCATTCATGGTCAACTCATTGGCACGACCAGCGCTAGTGACCCGCTGCTAGCCCAACCAAAAATTGCCTTACGTTTTGAAGAGAGCGATCGCAAGAGCGGTTTTAGCCCAGCTTCCGGCGAGAGCGAAGCCGCGACCTGTGTTGGCATAAGCTGCCCTACCAGCGACTTGGTAAGCGGCACTGATCGCTCAGTGGCCTTCGATGGCGTTGATGATCAGCTTGCGATTGGCACGCTGGCGTATGAAAATGCCTTTCAAGCCTCAACCTTCTCGTTCAAAGTCAAATTGAATGCGCTGCCTAGTGCTGGCAAAACCATGAGCTTGATCGCAACTGAATCAACTCAGGCCTATGGGTTGAATGCTTCAGTCAATAGCAGTGGCAAGTTGGTTGTTGGATTAAATGATGTTAGCCCAAGTTTGACTGGCGTTATCACCATGGCCACCAATACCTGGATTACAATCACGATTAATGTTAATGATAAGCAGTTGCGGGTTTATCAAAATGGCACGCTCGATAGTGGGCTGAATAACAATGTGCGCTTGCGCTTAGTGGTTGGCGCTGGCAAGTTGGGCAATAGCATCGATGGGGCTAGCCCGCTGCATGGCAATCTCAACGATATCAGCATTATCAACAATAATGCTGAAACCGTGTTTGCGCTTGGTTTTGATGAACATAACACCAGCAGCCTGCGCACCAGTTTTGCCAACACTGCCAGCGGTGGTAGCATCGTAACCTGTGCCTCAACCGCAACCTGCCCAAGTTTGACCGCAGGTGCGACCAACGAAGGTCTGCTTTTTGATGGAACCGATGATTATTTGCCTTTGCCCGCAGCGGTAAGTAGCGCGGCTGGCACTAGCGGCTCATTCAGCTTCAAACTGAAATTGAGTGCCTTACCAGCCAGCGGCTCTTATTATTATTTGCTTGATAATGCTTGTTCTAGTTCAGGCGGAGCAGGCTACTGTTTACGAGCCTATATCGACTCAGCAGGCTTGGTCACATTTGGCTTGATCAACCGAACGTCGAGCAGCGTGGCGTTTGGCCCATTCTCGACAACTGCTTCTGGTGGGTTTAGCGGCAAACTTGGTAGCTGGGTTACCGTGACAATTAGCTGGAGTTTGGCGGCAGCGGCTGGCGCAACCAGCAATTTCGCAATCGCCACAACCCATAATGGCACCACCACCACCGCCACCAGCAGCGGCACCAGCACC from Herpetosiphon gulosus harbors:
- a CDS encoding response regulator transcription factor; the encoded protein is MIKLLICDDQAVVRDGLSIMLNLAPDLEVVAVASNGREAVQLSADWQPDLILMDLKMPIMNGIEATRQISAAQPLVKILVLTTYDDDEWLFEAIRAGAAGYLLKDMAHIDLVSAIRGTVSGKAYVDPNVTARLLSQVANSRNQPPASQLTGRLTERELAVLNLIATGHTNASIADQLRLSEGTVRNHVSTILSKLDVADRTQAALLAVEHGLHQRESY
- a CDS encoding sensor histidine kinase, whose protein sequence is MLFQDSAKRLPLAETQALPSLNHADEAEQFSGGLSIKRILQSVALLWISYFLILTGLDWVSLMSRPDTSPLPWFYYAIHITLAGVVFGLATWDVAQQRLGRVFMPLIIGLISVVPILLTPLITSGPGPITTEPGLVVMRLCPMLCVAVVIVAWQYTWRQVVWFCFATGALILLPILLREPRFSSAVAITIVQTSTFLVFGYALSALVQRLRLQNAALIQAHEQLRDYAGTQERLTISRERNRVARELHDTLAHALSGLIVQLEAAKLYREIEPATSHKLQDSALEAARHGLQETRLALKALRARPLDDLGLVLALQQLAEQLASTTQIELELTITPKLPPLALELETCIYRVAQEAIRNAIRHANAQHLSIQLSSVGAELSLTVRDDGCGFEPTLIVGADHFGIAGMHERAAELGGQLNISSKFGLGTLVELRFTTKG
- a CDS encoding LamG-like jellyroll fold domain-containing protein yields the protein MHIRSSRSLIVRATWLALLALLLSPFLLGWLDQAATPQTAIERAWELAGASGSYRYQANIEQTTYPVAAITSAGREPQIDRLALEGQVDATTNYLEMQLWNSADRNPAKAHSLRLLEGKVEQRQGLGPWQAGDLQDLNGIAPSGNLLSFLIGADDVQLLAQESRSFDTAAGAALDLTLTYEHYGFTLDGIRLAEKLGPMLEAQIRASRNVPAHVVLDAGRAYRDMQGHGEIWIDQTGLPRRIALTLEFPAQSGQGRSTATIVGDYSGFDQSRLALATTPFSANPINWLSFRLTEQLPALRLLVLQMVSIGLVLALIGWWMRRLHNRKIHAFTVGLVIISLLTMPLFRADLTAAFAAEQQTEQAKYDQQRAQHEALSEAVAAQQTSNWNPHQNPRSTQPKAALPDADLTALLQARPELALPSMLASSDPTDSDGDGLTDYDEAIWGACPSASSSSADCIGVADSTDSDGDGLSDGIEVNQLGTLPDEADSDGDLLDDQLEVAGFSFGGTQWYLDPYASDSNSDGLTDGMECQVWVEISSDYDPTAACPDADADGTPDVFDLDNDNDGVNDAVDNSPNGVIAQTFNGDTPLELSINQLETDKPVYVDFQITPTNADHLDYFGTVLDWPTGDSAGQIQRHLETNFANTENLTLRSSDTNAANGDVRLVPMLQIRMPYTSGHYANLPINASYSGIDRSLEMAVDNWLDSSAIDRYDLSVYDSNSGDGDLLAYLPVSYVSDESDGGVVGFAARMFYQPSQGSNGLATWGAAHEIRLVWLVEMLTDSCTDDTDLSTCEDSYAIIQTYYDEWKLAGLTVTEEHGTDTAIVYENPTEDTNLALDSDLWVASWNMSNSFLRGRDCSSINGSGTCTSNGSRDVTISNLASSIDGWAGGAANHGLAVQTFSYSHNDDYVEDLTITRTAELLDSVFTPYANQTNPTLLFASEHRSRSVNVDDSTISSAAVSLDFDADAVPLVTAASMSWAPYQYTDGVWGNYDPEQYLLLLNTLMTSDEFFQGDGSSTSLDEISGKQIWGQSYYAALLQGLSESIESDGDLLWTESIEVPESVYTPGWPSATPKGFTFIGSAYLNTIIESVSKFAKYKAMGYSGYSFWSVINHAYKKGFTQYTFSFERLLQNKKSLALHGLIGVTTIGLAVGATLFAVGYLTGDDTTFQAGLYILNAATIVGVGLYIANMMHKFYTLYQSGMGVTAILKSTTMANFKAVGKLGLVLGTVVPWIIFLSTSGSVLWKMITTGEGGSIALTVYVAYTLASTIITVLMFALEYVPGIGQVFSFLFLMVYFVDGILAIFGVRTVQDRMTEALAKLLYDVDIVIKNMDSSDRLQIDIVDRSLAEPEAGFVVSNSITYTMRVTNTLRYGTQYSASDANKASFLYTLDDEPVDYHDQISKGDMRGDWDAIGGRKIRLSKTIVSVDALDLDRVGTGINRSFDGLLYLNEAYQLPYTGCWLDAFSCSTETFGGSSELNIGASETLDILPSTLSEFYAMEWNDRGQLSFPSQRDHDGDGLFSVAAGGVDPDDLTRDADADLLLDTYELAQGTDPEAIDTDGDGLDDARELTLGTNPLLNDSDGDGLDDGTESATGWLISYSDDSGNRSYTRVWSNPNVGDIDDDGLNDLQEFVYGFNPWVATDASLIDTLVQFADMDVSESDAAAVLLRLEESADASVFANSASTSNFSCGSTSTCPIAAQPGRYGNAATFDGVNDYLQTSVSLAPTAYTQAAWVYPTSSDSNFHGIVGYHGGILAQRAPSIYMFQAGRVQVGFGDGTNWNSLSTSGVVLSSNTWSHIATTFDGTTMRLYINGVEQANSVAAAGKVPYPISTLRVGRIDNYFQGSIDEVNLFDRALSASEVVALKDGRYNPNDLVVQPGAALSYSTSVSNTLAAQGIHGQLIGTTSASDPLLAQPKIALRFEESDRKSGFSPASGESEAATCVGISCPTSDLVSGTDRSVAFDGVDDQLAIGTLAYENAFQASTFSFKVKLNALPSAGKTMSLIATESTQAYGLNASVNSSGKLVVGLNDVSPSLTGVITMATNTWITITINVNDKQLRVYQNGTLDSGLNNNVRLRLVVGAGKLGNSIDGASPLHGNLNDISIINNNAETVFALGFDEHNTSSLRTSFANTASGGSIVTCASTATCPSLTAGATNEGLLFDGTDDYLPLPAAVSSAAGTSGSFSFKLKLSALPASGSYYYLLDNACSSSGGAGYCLRAYIDSAGLVTFGLINRTSSSVAFGPFSTTASGGFSGKLGSWVTVTISWSLAAAAGATSNFAIATTHNGTTTTATSSGTSTYWPLITTDSNARFGRRVGGTLPLKGALDDLVATSYNLSFDQPAFNVEQINQVNDGRVADCVSFYSCPATNSAGKFGAALNFDGSDDYLLLDHTVADDFTIAFWMQSSQATGSASAWWQGNGLIDGEVAGNANDFGIALGDGGKILFGVGNPAAGDTTLKGGSVADGAWHHVVATRVKQTGAMRLYVDGVLVASGTGNTASLSAPPYLRIGMIQTGYNAYAGLLDEIVIVPAAVDLAGAQLLMQTTYPIIDIAEDVTTFQLNALSASSISAIANVSSNAVTSRHTFTHEVEAAIDLQSAIDYPVTDSNAANLPILLPFEEVPGETNFSNYGTVTGYSQNNEMKSPTCYSSIGCPTAGLPGVDGRAAYFNGSGDWLSCTYSGVLGLPCAWNEVNIRTVAAWVKADRGTIADFRGSIGANGIELDFNSFKVTVNSTTYRIAIDLPENEWVHVAATVDMTSRIANVYVNGALYGSTSLGSTGTYSGSFPSIGANRAGTFGNLGADGDFFHGYMDDLRGYTVTLSASQIKQLYSESAPAMAFTFDADASSASTVIDTSVNRYAGGLRGSVCNTVTLNSADFGNFGAAGINIRLESTDQLILSMPLITTAVQQLNLNLPICGIDSLIIEEIASNGTTSNYGAVSLNAANSGTTFNVNLGPYPIDHIVLNYSYATPTSSSAPSLTAGKIGQNMTFGGSGVIEVQSPTAISALTSTFTLMGWINPDDVAGFQQLIASGTDATSNNGFSFELNDDLLQFKTLGVKTYASSASVRAGIWQHVALVFDSNYDALFYINGTLQQTIDGSAVAKANSDDPTYIGGSASPIGVLQGFFRGQLDQLAIYDRQMTTGEIYSIYLRDLRWYSARSTVELQIDTDAPVITLLSAADYLANQPTTLVVSTIDATSGVRLLDVGVKQPNASSYTWSSAGLCAESLSVASNAAWCYNFDPTTLGGAGNYSLQFRAVDAVGNQTISPAYSMSVDTTAPNAASSYNETWQQLNASSTDELAWTVALNGTVSDPGSGIDPSSVQLSLLDSSGALAGLDQAQTATVSGNTWNINYGFANKRPSGRYSLSLSATDMVGNNWSGIVGSIVLDGRAPSMQLDPSMLTSRIISTTPNLNGLLVEQPAWGSEVAAFHFAEASGATSFSDYSDTNLAATCSANACPSGVSGLFGRALNFDGNNDSLTIASTTTLDLSVASFSVWVKPSWVSGTLGYTPTILAQSNASNSNWRWQMSADYRSMQLTNGSSITSLPLTLAANQWSHVALVQAGDRWTGYLNGVAIGTIEQAFGSNTGLPLHIGSNGTSQFWAGQLDQLTIYERDLSAAEVYALAQNKVAGVSKAQVWLAPDETMLPASPLISYDFAEVRGATSFADASGNGHAATCSNCPIATNGWTDAEALSFDGVNDGLSATITNNLSLANFTQAAWIYSTATDNGYHSVMGYQPGTLNQHRPPSIYITQKTRIHAGFGDGSVFTSLETGSVLTPNAWNHIATTFDGQVYRVYVNGTAVYTSTASAGRTPYPVSKLEIGKADTYFKGAIDQVRIYDRALSASDIGLLASSWTNASLSETNTASADWSYQIPNGLQGLYKLSLRGTDTFSNTESITTIWRGMLDSVAPNVSISATHQGGGFAASTVYTITASDMFLDPATLITPCQTTNSTLSYNQMGGVSSLIVACSVAGHQQGNVSATVRDLAGNQASISFNLPMPSTSPAILISSPTGSITGTAPISITGGAYAPIGIQSVAVLINGQSLSTLSYGVGITNTLWATNWQPQTSGSYTITAMLTASDGGVYTDTIMISVHEAYQLTVNRAGTGSGSISSEPTSINCGDVCSAYFAESSVITLTATPASNSVFSGWSGACSGNSLCVVPMTQTQSVTASFRLKTYPLGISFAGTGDGTVNILPNGVNCTRQTPACLLFFNAGTVVTLTATPLANASFSGWSGDCSGTAICVLTIDRAYNVSARFDLVTPTPTATVTSTPTNTPTATATPTTTPTATATTTSTLTVTPSPSATATTTPSPTATNTPTATATVTITATATATVTPTPSATPTPSATPTLGVSEYRVYLPIAMR